In the genome of Parasteatoda tepidariorum isolate YZ-2023 chromosome 10, CAS_Ptep_4.0, whole genome shotgun sequence, the window atttaccattatagcttcatttgtgttgttgacagtaaattgaaaagttcttctcttttcaaaaaatggaatggaATCGTGagcattttcgtgccattatttttcataactttcgacgtggattgtcaagacaagagtgcttcgatgaacttaattctttattcagcgataaagcgccatcttACAGCACTGTAAataattggtataacgaatttaatcgtggccGATGCTCGATACAGGGCGAATCCCGatcaggtcgtccaaaatccgttgttgtgccagaaaagatcgatgctgtacGCGAACTGATAAaacaagatcgtcatgtgacataccgtgagatagaggcgtctttggacattagtatgactagcatcaataaaatattgcatgaacatttgagcgtaaaaaaaatttgttcgcgctggatcccgcataatctgacaaacgctcaaaaaaagtctcgtgtcgattggtgcaaagaaatgttggaaaaatacgttcaaggtatcAAAGgctataacatctacacaggtgacgaatcatggatctatgcatatgagccggaaacaaaacagcaatcaactgtatgggtcttccaagacgaggcaaaaccaacaaaagttgttcgaggaagaagcacatcgaaacaaatgattgcctgtttcttcggcattaacggtcatgtggcaacagtggcgttagagcaacgcaggacggtcaattctgaatggtacacgaccatttgtttgccagaagtcatcggagaaattcgaaaaaagcagaagaacaggcgaatcattcttcatcatgacaatgcgagctctcacacatcgactcaaacaaaggcatttctgacggagcgaaagatcgaactgatgggtcatccgccgtacagccctgatttggcacccaatgacttcttcttattcccacacatcaaaaataaattacgtggacaacgattttcgacccccgaagaagcggttgatgcattcaaaacgcatgttttggagttacctcaatcggactggaaaaagtgctttgaaaattggttcaaacgcatgcaaaagtgtattgatcatcatggagaatattttgaaaaacaataaaaccaatttcgatcctacatatttgttttttcattattaggccagaaatataaatagcaaccctcgtacaCAATCTGCAATACACTTTTTTCACCTCAATTTACATACTAGAAGGATGGCACTATCGATAATGTATTTTTGATGCTATCACCCGTGTCCACTTTTTATTTGGGCAgtcttatattttgttataaaataacattgaattAAAGGCACATACCGTGCTCATATACTTGATATTGCCTGTTAAAGCAAACGCATGTCTTTACATTCATTCCGAATCCAGGGAGAGTTAATGGTGAACCGTCTGGTGCGACGCACATGCAAGTGTCTTCAACTCCTGGACTGTCGTAGCACTGGAGATCTTTAAATGTTCCATCGTTTTCACATCTGGGTAACATCCAACGCACATCTGGGTCATTTTCTCGATCCCTCATACTGATCATCCTTTCTCGAGCTGTTGGACAGTCCACTCCAGCTGGAAGAAGGAAACGAAACTTGTATAAAATGTTTCGTAATCGCCAACCctggatatttatttttttaaacccttGCAAATATTAACTTACGGTAGCCTGGAAATTCCCATGAGAATGCCGTTGCCGCGACGCAGACGAAAAcctatgaaattaaaatgacatatttatacaaattctatttaataaacagtaagtaatgtaaattttttgcatatatgAGATGAAATAAGTTCGGATTGTTGCAGTAACCCTCATTGCACTTTACAGtgattatatttgattttttaaactctgaATTTTTTACCAAACCAATTAAGGGTTTAcagctaccaatgttcaactccgtagccttgtaattttgaactaaatccAGAAGacctggatcaaatattagaagaaatttttccttCGTGATgaactttttggtggaactaatccgtatttgcgttacatggagagcaaaattacaaaaacctctcacggttagcctaacggcaaagcTACTCTAACGCATGATCTggctaccactgaggatattttacatcagcattgtggtcggtgtaagccgggtgcggaattcgtattaaccagccatcgctgagattcaaATCCGGTTCACCTAATTAGAAGGCGAGCgttttatcc includes:
- the LOC107445302 gene encoding U20-hexatoxin-Hi1a-like produces the protein MNFLGIFVFVCVAATAFSWEFPGYPGVDCPTARERMISMRDRENDPDVRWMLPRCENDGTFKDLQCYDSPGVEDTCMCVAPDGSPLTLPGFGMNVKTCVCFNRQYQVYEHDHYAEMPKCEKNGYFSALQCSKVSGKCWCVDKLGNVLVPPSTQVHSCSKSF